A stretch of the Paenibacillus dendritiformis genome encodes the following:
- a CDS encoding non-ribosomal peptide synthetase, whose protein sequence is MSAIPFTTEQLTGYDAHTFEIPSAIVDGLEQLTRTRSVTLEAAVGVAWSGLVARYHNAEEVVLLAMASRSRDGVLVAVRPEETLWSAAEALCGQLQTGGEDSGASGDITTCCWCQDAEVPGKTRAEISDGDLHARILGREAAFLGPFLFTIYYRPERFSLDAATRMGQQLNQMLREAAQAPDKPIGEWDLLTKEEIRRYIERHNRTQYPYPKDRTVPSLFEEQAARTPDEPAIIEEGRQFTYKELNETANRLAHYLRAQGVAREQAVGILAERTAEMVIGILAIIKAGGAYVPIDPDHPQDRIQYLLEDSGARLVLTSAGLSGRLPADAVQVPLEATAWADQPGHNPEPAGSAEDLIYIIYTSGSTGRPKGVMVTHRNVVRLVKNTNYVSFQPGDRMLQTGSLVFDASTFEIWGSLLNGIGLVLVDKTTILDSRQLDEALRRFGVTTMFLTTALFLQLVDRNPAIFKPVRQLFVGGELMSPKHFYRAAQECAPIRLSNIYGPTENTTFSTCYELKEEREGPIPIGTPIGNSTIYVVNAHGKLQPPGATGELWVGGDGVARGYLNRDDLTEKMFIDSPFVPGERIYKTGDLVRLCEDGQLEFVGRKDHQVKIRGYRMELGEIEARIHSHSQVKETLVADFEEAPGQKALCAYVVAEGGLDAAGLRAYLAQQLPEYMVPGYFMFLERMPLTINGKIDRAKLPRPERQERAAIHYAAPTNGTERKLAAIWEELLGIEPIGIDDHFFELGGHSLKVAQLQARIYETFQVNISFKLLFEMPYIRSLASLIAQLEQGGFEAIESAPDKPHYRLAPAQQRMYALQQRADIGMAYHVPLLYRLPGDCEPERLERALRKLVERHEALRTSFHWEDGEVVQRVHPAVDFAMQRLEADGRTAQEAAASFLRPFRMEEAPLLRAAWIRFAEGEAALLLDVHHIVFDGTSLSLLTEELAALYAGRELPAQTLHYKDYAEWQAERELREQEAGEAYWLRMLEGELPVLELPTDFPRPPMQTFAGDIVRAALPAADAAALKKLASERGTTLYMALLAVYNLLLAAYADKEDIIVGCAVAARTHPDLERMMGMFVNTLPIRSYPEGGKSFADYLAELKESLLAAYEYQTYPLDKLVDRLSYPRDMSRNPLFDTVFVMQNMGNTTLELGGAACEAIPYHNGTSKFDVTLEAVEREDAVLLNFEYNTALFRRDTIERLAGHFLQLVQEAVRKPEALIGELDMITARERERIVAEFNRTQADYPREATIHGLFEEQARRTPDCTAVTDPQRSLTYAELNAEANRLAHELRRRGVRREQAVGVLTERTAEMIVGVLAIMKAGGAYVPIDPDYPADRVDYLLEDSGAKLVLASGSLAGQLPPHIARVGFEAAAHGPSDEEGAAIDPDSVNEAEDLAYLMYTSGSTGKPKGVMVTHRNVIRLVQNTNFVSFREDDCILQTGSLVFDASTFEIWGALLNGLRLVLVDKMTILDETALAEAIQRHGVTMMWLTSPLFTQLAEKNPELFRPVRTLLVGGDVLSPKHIYRVREASAPITIINGYGPTENTTFTACYEIAGERPGSIPIGKPIANSTAYVVNAFGKLQPIGVPGELWAGGDGVARGYLNRSGLTAEKFIDSPFRPGERIYKTGDLVRWLPDGNIEFLGRKDHQVKIRGFRMELGEIEAQIRTHPQVKDVLVSVREEAPGQKALCAHIVAEGALTAADVRAYVLTGLPDYMAPSYYAFLERMPLTTNGKIDRSKLPEPEKLEGASGSMVAPENEIEQKLADAWQEVLGLAQVGVEDNFFDIGGHSLKAITLVARLKQEFIVDVADIFAYPTVRQLACRIEYRPNHLQEKLARIRERYAAAPNGEAPAVAEARRRYRSGIEGRIPSEAERRTEYRHVLLTGATGYLGAYLLHEIISRTGSEISVIVRGRTPDEARGRLADKLAYYFGPDWFPAHAARIHPVNGELSAERFGLETGDYERLASEVDCIVHAAANVKHYGHYDDFVRSNVTATERLIDLALERTPKAFHHVSTMSVGMGTIDGRAEALFTEDDGDLGQQHHNVYVKTKFEAELRIQEARARGLQASIYRVGNIVCHSDTGHFQENIADNAFYNTLKSYLGLGAVLASEPDTDLSFVNQVSAAIVTLFDKPALYNGTYHVYNPHLISLADLLAAHPGTTVKPLAAGPFFEELYARFEREENREAVESVLLHNGWMDEASNGTIFVHTAERTAALLARLGFAWTKPAAAEFRRLLAHAEAVGFLPQASSRK, encoded by the coding sequence TTGTCTGCCATTCCATTTACAACCGAACAGCTTACGGGCTATGACGCCCATACATTCGAGATTCCTTCCGCCATCGTGGATGGTCTGGAACAGCTGACACGCACCCGTTCGGTCACATTGGAGGCTGCAGTGGGCGTGGCATGGAGCGGTCTGGTTGCGCGGTACCATAACGCAGAGGAAGTCGTTCTTCTTGCGATGGCCAGCCGGAGCCGGGACGGCGTGCTGGTGGCGGTTCGTCCGGAGGAGACGCTGTGGAGCGCGGCGGAGGCGCTGTGCGGCCAACTGCAGACCGGCGGGGAGGATTCGGGCGCAAGCGGCGACATTACCACATGCTGCTGGTGCCAGGATGCCGAGGTGCCGGGCAAGACGAGAGCCGAGATTTCGGACGGGGACCTGCATGCCCGGATTTTGGGGCGGGAAGCGGCATTTCTTGGCCCGTTTTTATTTACGATTTATTATCGGCCGGAGCGCTTCAGCCTGGATGCCGCCACACGGATGGGCCAACAGTTGAACCAGATGCTGAGGGAGGCGGCGCAAGCCCCGGACAAGCCGATCGGAGAGTGGGATCTTCTGACGAAGGAGGAAATCCGGCGCTACATCGAGAGGCATAACCGGACACAGTATCCTTATCCGAAGGACCGGACGGTGCCGTCCCTGTTCGAGGAGCAGGCGGCCCGCACTCCTGACGAACCGGCCATCATCGAAGAAGGCCGCCAATTTACATACAAGGAATTGAACGAAACGGCGAACCGGCTTGCTCATTATTTGCGTGCGCAAGGGGTCGCGCGCGAGCAAGCCGTCGGCATACTCGCCGAGCGGACGGCGGAGATGGTCATCGGAATTCTCGCGATCATTAAGGCCGGGGGCGCGTACGTCCCTATCGATCCGGATCATCCGCAGGATCGGATTCAATATTTGCTGGAAGACAGCGGGGCCCGGCTCGTGCTGACGAGCGCCGGACTGTCCGGACGCTTGCCGGCGGATGCGGTGCAGGTGCCGTTGGAGGCGACGGCTTGGGCCGATCAGCCGGGCCATAACCCGGAGCCGGCCGGGAGCGCGGAGGACCTGATTTACATTATCTACACGTCGGGATCGACCGGCAGACCGAAGGGGGTCATGGTGACTCATCGCAACGTGGTCCGTCTCGTCAAAAACACGAATTACGTGAGCTTCCAGCCCGGAGATCGGATGTTGCAGACCGGGTCGCTCGTCTTTGATGCGTCCACTTTTGAAATCTGGGGCTCCCTCTTGAATGGCATCGGCCTCGTGCTGGTCGATAAGACGACGATATTGGACAGCCGTCAATTGGATGAAGCGCTGCGCCGCTTCGGCGTCACGACGATGTTCCTGACGACGGCGTTGTTCCTCCAGCTCGTTGACCGCAATCCGGCCATCTTCAAGCCGGTGCGCCAGTTGTTCGTCGGCGGCGAGCTGATGTCCCCGAAGCATTTCTACCGGGCTGCGCAGGAGTGCGCGCCGATTCGGCTGTCGAACATCTACGGTCCGACGGAAAATACGACCTTCTCGACTTGCTATGAGCTGAAGGAAGAGCGGGAGGGCCCGATTCCGATCGGCACGCCGATCGGGAACTCGACGATATATGTCGTCAATGCGCATGGCAAGCTGCAGCCGCCCGGGGCGACCGGGGAGCTGTGGGTCGGCGGAGACGGCGTGGCCCGCGGTTATTTGAACCGTGACGATCTGACGGAAAAAATGTTCATCGACAGTCCGTTCGTGCCGGGGGAACGAATCTACAAGACCGGGGATCTGGTCCGCTTATGCGAAGACGGCCAGTTGGAGTTCGTCGGCCGCAAGGACCATCAGGTCAAAATTCGCGGCTACCGGATGGAGCTCGGCGAGATTGAAGCCCGCATTCACAGCCATAGCCAGGTGAAAGAGACGCTCGTCGCCGACTTCGAGGAAGCCCCGGGCCAGAAGGCGTTATGCGCCTACGTCGTCGCGGAAGGCGGGCTGGACGCGGCCGGGCTGAGAGCGTATCTGGCGCAGCAGCTGCCGGAATATATGGTTCCCGGCTATTTCATGTTCCTGGAGCGGATGCCGCTCACGATCAACGGCAAAATCGACCGGGCCAAGCTGCCGCGGCCTGAGCGGCAAGAGCGGGCGGCGATCCATTACGCGGCCCCGACGAACGGGACGGAGCGCAAGCTGGCGGCTATCTGGGAGGAACTGCTTGGCATCGAGCCGATCGGCATCGACGATCATTTCTTCGAGCTGGGCGGACACTCGCTCAAGGTCGCTCAATTGCAGGCGCGAATCTATGAGACGTTCCAGGTGAACATCTCCTTCAAGCTGCTGTTCGAGATGCCGTATATCCGCTCGCTCGCCTCGCTAATCGCCCAGCTGGAGCAGGGCGGCTTCGAAGCGATCGAGTCTGCGCCGGACAAGCCGCATTACCGGCTCGCCCCGGCTCAGCAGCGGATGTACGCCTTGCAGCAGCGGGCAGATATCGGCATGGCGTACCATGTGCCGCTCCTCTATCGCCTGCCGGGAGATTGCGAACCAGAGCGGCTGGAGCGGGCCCTCCGGAAGCTGGTGGAGCGCCATGAGGCGCTGCGGACATCCTTCCATTGGGAGGACGGCGAAGTCGTGCAGCGGGTGCATCCGGCCGTCGACTTCGCTATGCAGCGGCTGGAGGCCGATGGCCGCACGGCACAGGAGGCGGCCGCCTCGTTCCTGCGGCCGTTCCGAATGGAGGAGGCGCCGCTGCTGCGGGCGGCCTGGATCCGGTTCGCGGAAGGCGAGGCGGCGCTGCTGCTTGACGTTCATCATATCGTCTTCGATGGCACCTCGCTGAGCCTCCTGACCGAGGAATTGGCCGCTCTGTATGCGGGCCGGGAGCTTCCGGCGCAGACGCTGCATTACAAAGACTACGCCGAATGGCAGGCGGAGCGGGAACTTCGGGAGCAGGAAGCGGGAGAGGCGTATTGGCTGCGGATGCTGGAAGGCGAGCTGCCGGTGCTGGAGCTTCCGACCGACTTCCCGCGGCCGCCGATGCAGACCTTCGCGGGAGATATCGTCCGGGCGGCGCTGCCGGCCGCCGATGCCGCCGCGCTGAAGAAGCTGGCTTCGGAACGGGGGACGACGCTCTACATGGCGCTGCTCGCCGTGTACAATCTGCTGCTGGCCGCTTATGCGGACAAGGAGGATATTATCGTCGGCTGCGCCGTCGCGGCCCGGACGCATCCCGATCTGGAGCGGATGATGGGCATGTTCGTCAACACGCTGCCGATTCGCAGCTATCCGGAAGGGGGCAAATCCTTCGCGGACTATCTGGCCGAGCTGAAGGAGAGCTTGCTGGCGGCGTATGAATACCAGACCTATCCGCTGGACAAACTGGTCGACCGGCTGTCCTACCCGCGGGATATGAGCCGCAACCCGCTATTCGACACGGTCTTCGTCATGCAGAACATGGGCAATACGACGCTTGAGCTCGGCGGCGCGGCCTGCGAGGCCATTCCTTATCATAACGGCACCTCGAAGTTCGACGTGACGCTGGAGGCCGTGGAGCGGGAAGATGCCGTCTTGCTGAACTTCGAGTACAATACGGCTCTCTTCCGCCGGGATACCATCGAGCGGCTGGCGGGGCACTTCCTGCAGCTCGTGCAGGAGGCGGTGCGGAAGCCGGAGGCCCTCATCGGCGAACTGGACATGATTACGGCGAGGGAACGGGAGCGGATCGTCGCCGAGTTCAACCGGACGCAAGCCGACTATCCGCGCGAGGCGACGATTCACGGCCTGTTCGAGGAGCAGGCGCGGCGCACGCCGGATTGCACGGCGGTCACCGATCCGCAGCGCTCGCTTACCTATGCCGAGCTGAATGCGGAGGCGAACCGGCTGGCTCATGAGCTGCGGCGCCGCGGCGTCCGCCGGGAGCAGGCGGTCGGCGTCTTGACCGAGCGGACGGCGGAAATGATCGTCGGCGTTCTGGCCATTATGAAGGCGGGCGGCGCGTATGTCCCGATCGATCCGGATTATCCGGCGGATCGCGTCGATTACTTGCTGGAGGACAGCGGCGCGAAGCTCGTGCTTGCGAGCGGGTCGCTGGCAGGGCAGCTCCCGCCGCATATCGCCCGTGTCGGGTTCGAAGCGGCCGCGCACGGCCCAAGCGATGAAGAAGGGGCGGCGATCGATCCGGACAGCGTGAATGAGGCGGAGGATCTCGCCTATCTGATGTACACGTCGGGATCGACAGGCAAGCCGAAGGGGGTCATGGTGACCCACCGCAACGTCATCCGGCTCGTGCAGAATACGAATTTCGTCTCCTTCCGGGAGGACGACTGCATTCTTCAGACGGGCTCGCTGGTGTTCGACGCTTCGACGTTCGAGATCTGGGGAGCGCTGCTGAACGGACTGCGCCTGGTGCTCGTCGACAAAATGACGATTCTGGATGAGACCGCCCTGGCCGAAGCGATTCAACGCCACGGGGTCACGATGATGTGGCTGACCTCGCCGCTGTTCACCCAGCTGGCGGAGAAGAATCCGGAGCTGTTCCGTCCGGTGCGCACGCTGCTCGTCGGCGGCGACGTGCTCTCGCCGAAGCATATTTACCGGGTGCGCGAAGCGAGCGCGCCGATCACGATCATCAACGGGTACGGGCCGACAGAGAACACGACGTTCACGGCCTGCTACGAGATTGCCGGCGAGCGCCCTGGCTCGATCCCGATCGGCAAGCCGATTGCCAATTCGACGGCTTATGTCGTCAATGCGTTCGGCAAGCTGCAGCCGATCGGCGTCCCGGGCGAGCTGTGGGCCGGCGGCGACGGCGTCGCTCGCGGCTACTTGAACCGGAGCGGCTTGACCGCCGAGAAGTTCATCGACAGCCCGTTCCGGCCAGGGGAACGAATCTACAAGACCGGCGATCTGGTGCGCTGGCTGCCGGATGGCAATATTGAATTCCTCGGGCGCAAGGATCATCAAGTCAAAATTCGCGGCTTCCGCATGGAGCTGGGCGAGATCGAGGCGCAGATCCGCACTCATCCGCAGGTGAAGGACGTGCTCGTGTCCGTGCGCGAGGAAGCGCCGGGGCAGAAGGCGCTCTGCGCCCATATCGTGGCGGAAGGCGCGCTGACGGCGGCCGATGTCCGCGCCTATGTGCTGACCGGGCTGCCGGATTATATGGCGCCGTCTTATTACGCCTTCCTGGAGCGGATGCCGCTGACGACGAACGGCAAGATCGACCGCTCGAAGCTTCCGGAGCCGGAGAAGCTCGAAGGCGCGTCCGGGAGCATGGTTGCGCCGGAGAACGAGATCGAGCAGAAGCTGGCCGACGCGTGGCAGGAGGTGCTTGGGCTGGCGCAGGTCGGCGTCGAAGATAACTTCTTCGATATCGGCGGCCATTCCTTGAAGGCAATCACGCTGGTTGCCCGGCTGAAGCAGGAATTCATCGTCGATGTCGCCGATATCTTCGCGTATCCGACGGTTCGGCAGCTCGCCTGCCGCATTGAATACCGGCCGAACCATCTGCAGGAGAAGCTGGCGCGGATACGCGAACGGTACGCCGCGGCCCCGAACGGGGAAGCGCCGGCCGTGGCGGAAGCGCGCCGCCGTTACCGCAGCGGGATCGAAGGCCGGATTCCTTCGGAGGCGGAGCGCCGGACCGAGTACCGCCACGTGCTGCTGACGGGAGCGACCGGCTATCTGGGCGCTTATCTGCTGCATGAGATCATCTCGCGCACGGGCAGCGAAATCAGCGTCATTGTAAGGGGACGGACGCCGGACGAGGCGCGCGGGCGCTTGGCCGACAAGCTGGCTTACTATTTTGGCCCGGATTGGTTCCCGGCGCATGCCGCGCGGATCCATCCCGTGAACGGCGAACTGTCGGCGGAACGGTTCGGCCTCGAGACCGGGGACTACGAGCGGCTCGCCAGCGAAGTGGACTGCATTGTTCATGCGGCCGCGAACGTGAAGCATTACGGCCATTATGACGACTTCGTGCGGAGCAATGTGACGGCAACGGAGCGGCTGATTGATCTGGCGCTCGAACGGACGCCGAAGGCGTTCCACCATGTATCGACGATGTCGGTCGGCATGGGCACCATCGATGGCCGAGCCGAGGCGCTGTTCACGGAAGATGACGGGGATCTCGGCCAGCAGCATCATAACGTCTATGTGAAGACGAAGTTCGAAGCAGAGCTCCGCATTCAGGAAGCCCGCGCCCGCGGTCTGCAGGCGAGCATTTATCGGGTCGGCAATATCGTCTGCCATTCGGACACGGGCCATTTCCAGGAAAATATTGCGGACAACGCTTTTTACAATACTCTGAAATCTTATCTTGGCCTGGGGGCGGTGCTGGCGTCGGAGCCGGATACCGATTTGTCCTTCGTCAATCAGGTGAGCGCGGCCATCGTGACGCTGTTCGACAAGCCGGCGCTGTACAACGGCACGTATCACGTGTACAACCCGCATCTGATCAGCTTGGCCGACCTGCTGGCCGCTCATCCTGGCACCACGGTGAAGCCGCTGGCTGCCGGTCCGTTCTTCGAGGAACTGTACGCCCGCTTCGAGCGGGAAGAGAACCGGGAGGCGGTCGAGAGCGTGCTGCTGCACAACGGCTGGATGGATGAAGCATCGAACGGGACCATATTCGTGCATACGGCGGAACGGACGGCAGCGCTGCTCGCTCGCCTGGGCTTCGCATGGACGAAGCCGGCCGCGGCGGAATTCCGGCGGCTGCTTGCGCATGCCGAGGCGGTAGGCTTCCTGCCGCAAGCATCAAGCCGGAAATAG
- a CDS encoding protein kinase produces MFNVKYDAAKNRIYIKLEGMMGMDEAKEYDKTARQYVDKAKEGYTFCIDMADAQPAPADVNEYLSGLREYMAKKKILGSAMIVSSALTKLQLSRLIKELGGDNGVFQSYEEADKYLDSFK; encoded by the coding sequence ATGTTTAACGTAAAATACGACGCAGCAAAGAACCGCATTTATATCAAGCTTGAAGGCATGATGGGCATGGACGAGGCGAAGGAGTATGACAAAACGGCCCGCCAATATGTTGACAAGGCGAAGGAAGGATACACGTTCTGCATCGACATGGCGGATGCGCAACCGGCTCCGGCCGACGTAAATGAATATTTGTCTGGCCTGCGCGAATATATGGCCAAGAAGAAAATTCTCGGCTCGGCCATGATCGTCAGCTCGGCGCTCACGAAGCTGCAGCTGTCCCGGTTGATTAAGGAGCTCGGCGGCGACAACGGCGTATTCCAGAGCTACGAAGAAGCCGACAAATATCTCGACAGCTTTAAATAA
- a CDS encoding methyl-accepting chemotaxis protein produces the protein MNAQITSVTKRLKFMGNWWHKSLLARILVPMTLLTLLIIAATSMVNVNFLKETITDLMIKDTEQDVSHVISLIERGGDLNPDEMLENIALREHSFALIVDGNEIAAAAGAAEKTKLADYPQLKPLLESPQGSMFLDNQLEYGVSGQAGKYRVIIVSSLLDFSDGVGYYQLMLLAVAIASILVICGTIWLLVNRFMVKPIHEVAETLDRIGSGDLTQRLSMDVNRQDIWGMVARGVDNMTSNLRNLVEQVVATSDKVTVTSGDFVHSAQETSKASEQVTLSLQDISQGVDEEARMLRNIGGTMEDITMAIGEVEQVVKSMTSDFASASELVSSGSVMVKDTVSQMNELAENVGSSSVVITELEHRSGKVGEIIQIITEIAGQTNLLALNAAIEAARAGEHGLGFAVVANEVRKLADQSNQAALEIQEIISLVQADTLQAVESMSKSTKLVESGMESVNQTGQVFGAIVKTIQEVSSNVEMVDAIVQEVNLNAKEILERVQGIIQISEESSANVQSIAAATEEQNAIMEELALSSEELTRLSGNLREALTKFTV, from the coding sequence ATGAACGCTCAAATCACATCCGTGACCAAACGGCTGAAATTCATGGGCAACTGGTGGCATAAGTCGCTGTTGGCGCGAATCCTCGTGCCCATGACGCTCTTGACTTTGCTAATCATTGCAGCGACAAGCATGGTCAATGTCAACTTTTTAAAAGAAACGATAACGGACTTGATGATTAAAGATACGGAGCAAGACGTCTCCCATGTCATCAGCTTGATCGAACGCGGCGGCGACTTGAATCCGGATGAAATGCTTGAAAACATCGCTCTCCGGGAACACAGCTTCGCGCTCATTGTCGACGGCAACGAGATCGCGGCGGCCGCAGGCGCCGCAGAGAAGACGAAGCTGGCCGATTATCCGCAGTTGAAGCCGCTGCTGGAGTCGCCACAAGGAAGCATGTTCCTGGATAATCAACTGGAATATGGCGTATCCGGCCAAGCCGGGAAGTACCGCGTCATCATCGTGTCCAGCCTGCTCGATTTCAGCGACGGGGTCGGATACTATCAGTTGATGCTGCTTGCGGTTGCGATCGCCTCCATCCTGGTGATTTGCGGAACGATATGGCTGCTTGTGAATCGGTTCATGGTGAAGCCGATCCATGAAGTGGCCGAGACGCTGGACCGGATTGGAAGCGGCGATTTGACGCAGCGCCTCTCCATGGATGTGAACCGGCAGGATATATGGGGAATGGTCGCCCGCGGGGTAGACAATATGACCTCGAATCTGCGGAATCTCGTCGAACAGGTCGTCGCGACAAGCGACAAGGTTACCGTCACCTCGGGAGACTTCGTCCACAGCGCGCAGGAGACGAGCAAAGCCTCTGAGCAGGTGACCCTCTCCTTGCAGGATATCTCGCAGGGGGTCGACGAGGAAGCGCGCATGCTCCGCAATATCGGCGGCACGATGGAGGACATTACGATGGCCATCGGCGAAGTCGAGCAGGTCGTCAAGTCGATGACGAGCGATTTCGCGAGCGCCAGCGAGCTGGTATCGAGCGGCAGCGTCATGGTCAAGGACACGGTGAGCCAGATGAACGAGCTGGCGGAAAACGTCGGATCCAGCTCCGTCGTCATCACCGAATTGGAGCATCGTTCCGGCAAGGTCGGCGAGATTATCCAGATTATTACCGAGATTGCGGGACAGACGAATCTGCTGGCCCTGAACGCGGCGATTGAAGCGGCCCGGGCGGGCGAGCACGGTCTTGGCTTCGCGGTTGTCGCCAATGAGGTGCGCAAGCTGGCCGATCAATCGAATCAGGCTGCGCTGGAAATCCAGGAAATCATTTCGCTCGTTCAGGCTGATACGCTCCAGGCCGTCGAGTCGATGAGCAAGAGCACGAAGCTGGTCGAGTCGGGCATGGAGAGCGTGAACCAGACCGGGCAAGTGTTCGGAGCGATCGTCAAGACGATTCAGGAAGTGTCGAGCAATGTGGAAATGGTCGACGCGATCGTGCAGGAGGTCAATCTGAACGCGAAAGAAATTTTGGAGCGGGTTCAGGGCATTATCCAAATTTCCGAGGAATCGTCGGCCAACGTGCAGTCGATTGCTGCCGCGACCGAAGAGCAAAATGCCATTATGGAAGAATTGGCCCTCTCGTCCGAAGAGCTCACTCGCTTGTCGGGCAATCTGCGGGAAGCCTTGACGAAATTCACCGTATAA
- a CDS encoding ABC transporter ATP-binding protein, which translates to MKGKSLLFGHVRAHWFFYVTAVLFMAAANVINSFYPALLGQFTDELQQKGLTRGAVIHYSLWLAAIGVGYGVLFGLGQYMNHRLGRLFEFNTRQRLFGQFTRLSEHYYSKNGVGKLLSYFMNDVRAVRESIANGVNQMTNATILLVSVLVMMMLSHIPLHLVLVCVLPLLSIPLFVVYFGPRIRMRSRAVQDALAGMTESAEEQFGGIKVTKTFAVEHIAQARFDGTVDHIRDNQLRLVRMTSLFQALIPFAGALSLALAITYGGMMSIRGQLSLGNFVTLTLYLRMIMTPLQQIGNVINTILRSRASLDRLNRLMEEEPDIQEAAEAVALRPGEAELELRHLSFTYPESDTPSLEDISIRVAPGKTLGIVGKTGSGKTTLVKLLLRVYDPPEGSVFIGGGDIRHLTLESLRTQIAYVPQDGFLFSTTIRDNIAFYNREIDDGPVQEAAKLADIYRNIEEFPDKFGTKLGERGLTLSGGQRQRTSLARGLIKNAPILILDDSVSAVDVVTESAILANLRRARKGLTTLIIAHRISAVRHADEIVVLDEGRIAERGTHAELLRQGGYYASLHAIQEEGMLDA; encoded by the coding sequence ATGAAAGGAAAGTCATTGTTATTCGGTCATGTTCGGGCTCACTGGTTCTTTTATGTGACGGCGGTGCTGTTCATGGCGGCCGCCAACGTTATCAATTCGTTCTACCCCGCCCTGCTCGGCCAGTTCACCGATGAATTGCAGCAGAAGGGGCTGACGCGGGGCGCGGTCATTCATTACAGCCTCTGGCTCGCGGCGATAGGCGTCGGGTATGGCGTGCTCTTCGGCCTGGGACAGTACATGAACCACCGTCTCGGCCGGCTGTTCGAGTTCAATACGCGGCAGCGGCTGTTCGGGCAATTCACCCGGTTGAGCGAGCATTATTATTCCAAAAACGGGGTCGGCAAGCTGCTTAGCTACTTCATGAATGATGTCCGGGCCGTCCGTGAATCCATCGCCAACGGCGTCAATCAGATGACGAATGCCACGATTCTGCTCGTATCCGTCCTCGTGATGATGATGCTGAGCCATATACCCCTGCATCTGGTCTTGGTCTGCGTCCTGCCGCTCCTCTCCATTCCGCTGTTCGTCGTCTACTTCGGCCCCCGCATTCGCATGCGCTCCCGCGCCGTGCAGGATGCGCTTGCCGGGATGACGGAATCCGCGGAAGAACAATTCGGCGGCATCAAAGTAACGAAAACGTTCGCGGTGGAGCATATCGCCCAAGCCCGCTTCGACGGGACGGTCGACCATATCCGCGACAATCAGCTTCGCCTCGTGCGGATGACGTCCTTGTTCCAGGCGCTGATCCCGTTCGCCGGCGCGCTGTCGCTGGCGTTAGCGATCACATACGGAGGGATGATGTCCATCCGCGGACAGCTGTCGCTCGGGAACTTCGTTACATTGACGCTGTACCTGCGCATGATCATGACGCCGCTGCAGCAGATTGGCAACGTGATCAATACGATCCTGCGCTCCCGCGCGTCGCTGGACCGGCTGAACCGGCTGATGGAAGAGGAGCCGGATATCCAGGAGGCGGCAGAGGCGGTTGCGCTGCGTCCGGGGGAGGCGGAGCTGGAACTGCGCCATCTGTCCTTCACTTATCCGGAAAGCGATACCCCCTCGCTGGAGGATATCAGCATCCGCGTCGCTCCGGGCAAGACGCTCGGCATTGTCGGCAAGACGGGAAGCGGCAAGACGACGCTCGTCAAGCTGCTTCTGCGGGTATACGATCCGCCGGAGGGAAGCGTCTTTATCGGCGGCGGCGATATCCGGCATCTGACGCTGGAGAGCCTGCGCACGCAGATTGCCTACGTCCCGCAGGACGGATTTTTGTTCAGTACGACGATTCGCGACAATATCGCTTTTTATAACCGCGAGATCGATGACGGTCCGGTTCAGGAAGCGGCGAAGCTGGCGGACATTTACCGCAATATCGAGGAATTCCCCGACAAATTCGGCACGAAGCTGGGCGAGCGGGGACTTACCTTGTCCGGCGGCCAGCGCCAACGCACCAGCTTGGCCCGCGGGCTCATCAAGAACGCGCCGATCCTGATCCTGGACGACAGCGTCAGCGCCGTGGACGTCGTCACCGAGTCCGCTATCCTGGCGAATCTGCGCCGCGCCCGCAAGGGCTTGACGACGCTTATCATCGCCCATCGCATCAGCGCGGTGCGCCATGCGGACGAGATCGTCGTCCTCGATGAGGGGCGGATTGCGGAGCGCGGCACGCATGCCGAGCTGCTCCGCCAGGGCGGCTACTATGCTTCGCTGCATGCCATTCAAGAGGAGGGGATGCTCGATGCGTGA